GTCAATGGTATTTTCGCTTTTGGCGAGGCGGTTATCTAATGTAGTTATTGCAATATCGCTTTTTTGATAACACATTCGATCTCTTCGTGTCCATATGGTAATGTTAGCAATGAACAAAGCTGCAAGTACGATAAAGAAAAACAAACCAAATGGGTGAAAGTATCCCCAATGCATCAAACATAACTCTATTTTCATTGTTATTTTTATTAAGAGAGCTAATATCACAGCTGTATTTACTGTAATAAAAGATCTCCAGAATGGCAATAGTGCAATTTCCAGAAGAAACGCTGATAAAAAGGTAAATTCCATGCCGCCAAACGTATATCATGGAATCTTTGGCGGCTTATGAACTAAAAAACTCCCACCTCATAGTCAAGTAGAGGCAGGAGTTGATGATATAGGTTCTAGTGTAATAAAAAGACTATAGCTTTACATGTGAACTATAACAAATGAATAAGTGCTCCGCCAAGAGCCCCTGTTACAACTACAATCCAAGGAGGCAGTTTCCAAAAAGCAAGCATACTATACAGTACGGCTGCAAACGCAAAATCGATCGGGTCTAATATCGAGCTGGTCCATATAGGGTGATAAAAAGCCGATATTAAAATTCCGACAACACCAGCATTTACCCCCATTAATGCACCTTTAATTTTCGGATGGCTGCGTAAAGCATCCCAAAAAGGCAAGGTGCCCAGGATTAGCAGAAAAGCGGGCAAAAAGATGGCAGCTGTAGCTAATAATCCACCTTGCCACCCATTGATCACAGCTCCTAAATAGGCAGCAAAAGTAAATAGCGGCCCGGGTATCGCTTGTGCTGCCCCGTAACCAGCAAGGAATGATTCTTCACTTAACCAGCCAGTAGGCACAAATTCACGTTCAAGCAAGGGTAAAACAACATGTCCGCCGCCAAACACGAGGGATCCAGAACGGTAAAAGCTATCGAACATAGCCACCCAATTTAATGAAGTGATCTCACGAAGGAAGGGAAGAATGATTAATAAACTAAAAAATATCACTAAACAAGTCGAGCCAAAACGTTTAGAAATCGGAAAGTTAAAATGTGTATTTCCATCGAGCTCCTGATGTTTAAAAAGCACATAACCAATCAATGCTGACATTAAGATCACGCCAACTTGTGTAAAAGCTGTTTGCCATAATAAAGTGACTATAAGAGCAAATAATGCAATCGTTTTTCGCTGTACATCAGGGGTGAGCTTTTTTGCCATGTTAACTATGGCGTGGAGAACGACAGCAACAGCAACAATCTTTAACCCTTGAATCCAGCCGAGTGTATTGACATCCATTCCTTGTAGTATGAGTGCAAAAATAACTAAAGCGATAACAGAGGGGAATGTAAATCCTATAAAGGCTAAAATTCCACCTAAGACACCAGCACGCATCACCCCGATACC
This DNA window, taken from Alteribacillus bidgolensis, encodes the following:
- a CDS encoding chromate transporter, with translation MNEKKENKLKTLLEILIISTRLGLTSFGGPIAHLGYFHEEYIRRRKWMDEKSYADLVALCQFLPGPASSQVGIGIGVMRAGVLGGILAFIGFTFPSVIALVIFALILQGMDVNTLGWIQGLKIVAVAVVLHAIVNMAKKLTPDVQRKTIALFALIVTLLWQTAFTQVGVILMSALIGYVLFKHQELDGNTHFNFPISKRFGSTCLVIFFSLLIILPFLREITSLNWVAMFDSFYRSGSLVFGGGHVVLPLLEREFVPTGWLSEESFLAGYGAAQAIPGPLFTFAAYLGAVINGWQGGLLATAAIFLPAFLLILGTLPFWDALRSHPKIKGALMGVNAGVVGILISAFYHPIWTSSILDPIDFAFAAVLYSMLAFWKLPPWIVVVTGALGGALIHLL